The following are from one region of the Staphylococcus schleiferi genome:
- a CDS encoding M20 family metallopeptidase: MDVIETYLTNHEPDIINDIKTFVKLESPTLDKTAVDEAGAWLCQKIVSYLNITPEIIKQKKTGNHIRFSYGKGEEQILMSGHFDTVWGKGELPLVEKGDVLYGPGVIDMKTGVLQILWALRALKETSTSVNKKIVVFFNGDHEGIASPTSRSYIEEEARKSAYGLVAEAATGESGALKTFRKGIYRYQIHFKGKSSHAGNDHESGESAIQEAAYQIIDLEKMTQYEEGTTVNVGKIIGGSGINVRPESATIEVDVRVVNQQMGEKVDERIKQIRPYNPKIDIKIEGGEVRPVMIKTEKTEALFQKTNEYASLLGFELSQVAVGGGSDGSFIAAQGTPTIDGLGGVGGGPHARDEHINKSFIVPRTCLLALLMQNL; this comes from the coding sequence ATGGATGTGATTGAAACATATTTAACTAACCATGAACCAGACATCATCAATGATATAAAAACATTTGTGAAGTTAGAGTCACCAACACTGGATAAAACTGCAGTAGATGAAGCAGGTGCTTGGTTATGTCAAAAGATAGTTTCTTATTTAAATATAACTCCGGAAATAATTAAGCAAAAGAAAACGGGGAATCATATTCGCTTTTCATATGGAAAAGGTGAAGAACAAATTTTAATGAGTGGCCACTTTGACACGGTATGGGGAAAAGGAGAATTACCCTTGGTTGAAAAAGGTGACGTCTTATATGGCCCCGGTGTGATTGATATGAAGACCGGCGTGCTTCAAATATTATGGGCACTCAGAGCGTTGAAAGAAACTTCGACAAGTGTGAATAAAAAGATAGTGGTATTTTTTAACGGAGACCATGAGGGTATAGCTTCTCCTACATCGAGAAGTTATATTGAAGAAGAAGCACGCAAAAGTGCCTATGGCCTTGTCGCAGAAGCGGCGACAGGAGAGTCAGGCGCATTGAAAACATTTCGAAAAGGAATCTATCGATATCAGATACATTTTAAAGGCAAAAGTTCACATGCAGGGAATGATCATGAAAGTGGAGAAAGTGCTATCCAAGAAGCTGCTTATCAAATTATTGATTTAGAGAAGATGACACAATACGAGGAAGGAACAACAGTGAATGTAGGGAAGATTATAGGCGGAAGCGGTATTAATGTTCGCCCGGAAAGTGCAACCATCGAAGTTGACGTACGTGTCGTTAATCAACAAATGGGTGAAAAAGTTGATGAACGTATCAAGCAAATTCGACCATACAATCCAAAAATAGATATAAAAATTGAGGGTGGCGAAGTCCGTCCTGTAATGATTAAAACAGAAAAAACGGAGGCTTTATTTCAAAAGACGAATGAATATGCGAGTTTATTAGGGTTTGAATTGAGTCAAGTTGCAGTTGGTGGTGGTAGTGACGGAAGTTTTATTGCTGCACAAGGGACACCGACCATAGATGGCCTTGGCGGTGTAGGTGGCGGTCCACATGCTAGAGATGAACATATTAACAAGTCATTTATTGTGCCAAGAACTTGCTTATTAGCACTGTTAATGCAGAACTTGTGA
- a CDS encoding PrsW family intramembrane metalloprotease, which translates to MKDHPENQEVHEQKDASQQSEQPLDAPQSHTKEQHHQDTETIEQKTIDNISLTQEFKNLFNNTTRSIGKLAGNDEVLKINLADMFSEVFKPHIKQEMDEVFIAGTEYTTPQLDEVSKEWAKPFLFSRIFLGLATVFALLWIMVAFFGNPNGIGGLIFIGALTVPLPVLIFFFESNAFKNISIAIVFKIFFIGGVLSLISTLTLYEFVPVSDDITIFSAILIGIVEEMGKAIVTIYFIQRMNTYKILNGLLIGAAVGTGFEVFESAGYIFRFIPEGFDVMTQVIWLRAWTGIGSHNVWTAIVGAAVVITKGSQKFNWAHLADKRFLFFFGSAVTLHAVWDMPIAEDGIIKSILLITLGWLLTFILMKAGLSQVTQLQMEAMKMNEAHQTQAQE; encoded by the coding sequence TTGAAAGATCATCCTGAAAATCAAGAGGTTCACGAACAAAAAGATGCAAGTCAACAAAGTGAACAACCACTTGATGCACCTCAATCGCATACCAAAGAACAACACCATCAAGATACAGAAACCATTGAACAAAAAACGATTGATAATATTAGCTTAACACAAGAATTCAAAAATTTATTTAATAACACAACGCGTTCTATCGGTAAACTTGCGGGAAATGATGAAGTTTTAAAAATCAACCTCGCTGATATGTTCTCAGAAGTATTCAAACCCCACATAAAGCAAGAAATGGACGAAGTCTTTATTGCGGGTACTGAATATACAACGCCACAACTCGATGAAGTATCAAAAGAATGGGCGAAACCTTTCCTATTCTCTAGAATATTTCTTGGCCTTGCCACTGTTTTTGCATTGTTATGGATAATGGTCGCTTTTTTTGGAAATCCTAACGGCATAGGTGGTTTAATTTTTATCGGTGCACTTACTGTCCCTCTTCCTGTATTAATTTTCTTTTTTGAATCTAACGCATTTAAAAATATCAGTATCGCCATTGTCTTTAAAATCTTTTTCATTGGTGGCGTATTGTCACTTATCAGCACTTTAACGTTATACGAATTTGTGCCAGTTTCTGATGATATCACTATTTTTAGTGCCATCCTTATCGGGATTGTCGAAGAGATGGGGAAAGCAATCGTGACGATATATTTCATTCAACGCATGAATACATACAAAATCTTAAACGGGTTATTAATTGGTGCTGCTGTTGGAACAGGATTTGAAGTATTTGAATCAGCAGGTTACATTTTTAGATTCATTCCTGAAGGATTTGACGTCATGACGCAAGTGATCTGGTTACGTGCTTGGACAGGCATTGGTTCCCACAACGTTTGGACCGCTATTGTTGGCGCTGCCGTTGTCATTACTAAAGGGAGTCAAAAATTCAATTGGGCACATCTCGCAGATAAACGCTTCCTCTTTTTCTTTGGTTCAGCTGTAACCTTACATGCAGTATGGGACATGCCCATTGCAGAAGACGGTATCATTAAATCAATCTTACTCATAACATTAGGTTGGTTACTGACTTTTATCTTAATGAAAGCCGGTCTAAGCCAAGTGACCCAACTTCAAATGGAAGCCATGAAAATGAACGAAGCCCATCAGACACAAGCACAGGAATAA
- a CDS encoding peptide-methionine (S)-S-oxide reductase, with translation METIYLAGGCLWGVQAFIKTLPGVVATEAGRANGTTQTLDGPYDGYAECVKTTFDPDHVDVPELMAYLFEVIDPYSVNHQGEDRGPKYRTGVYSEEAKHLECARQFIARRPDQARIAVEVKPLSNYIASAEIHQDHLDKFPHDYCHIPQHLMKKYQN, from the coding sequence ATGGAAACGATATACTTAGCAGGAGGCTGTTTATGGGGCGTCCAAGCTTTTATTAAGACATTACCTGGCGTTGTAGCAACGGAAGCTGGGCGTGCAAATGGGACGACGCAAACACTTGATGGTCCGTACGATGGTTATGCGGAGTGCGTTAAGACGACATTTGATCCGGATCATGTCGATGTTCCGGAACTGATGGCCTATTTGTTTGAGGTGATTGATCCATATAGTGTCAATCATCAAGGTGAAGATAGGGGTCCCAAATATCGGACGGGTGTATACAGTGAAGAGGCCAAGCATTTAGAGTGTGCACGTCAATTTATTGCACGCCGACCAGACCAAGCACGTATTGCGGTAGAGGTCAAACCGCTATCCAACTATATTGCCAGTGCTGAGATTCATCAAGATCATTTAGATAAATTTCCACATGATTATTGTCATATTCCACAACATTTAATGAAAAAATATCAAAATTGA
- a CDS encoding response regulator transcription factor, with amino-acid sequence MIHVIIAEDQTMLRQAMVQLIEMHEHIHVIADVGDGKSALKAAQETEADVLILDVEMPELTGLEVLQQVRKKNIPIKVIIVTTFKRPGYFEKAVAYDVDAYVLKERSIDELIHTIDNVMSGQKEYSEALMTTIFSERNPLTEKEQSVLKEIGKGLSSREIAETLYLSDGTIRNYTSTIIDKLEADNRFDAWKKAHDKGWV; translated from the coding sequence ATGATTCATGTGATCATCGCTGAAGATCAAACAATGTTAAGACAAGCCATGGTTCAACTCATCGAAATGCATGAACACATTCATGTCATTGCAGATGTTGGAGATGGTAAAAGCGCACTCAAAGCAGCGCAAGAAACAGAGGCTGATGTTCTTATTTTAGATGTTGAGATGCCAGAATTAACAGGCTTAGAAGTCTTACAACAAGTTCGGAAAAAAAACATCCCTATTAAAGTCATTATCGTGACGACATTTAAACGGCCGGGTTATTTCGAAAAAGCCGTCGCTTATGACGTTGATGCTTATGTATTAAAAGAACGGTCAATCGATGAACTCATCCATACGATTGATAACGTTATGTCAGGTCAAAAAGAATATAGTGAAGCATTGATGACAACCATCTTTTCGGAACGCAATCCACTGACAGAAAAAGAACAATCTGTGCTCAAAGAAATTGGTAAAGGGCTTTCAAGCCGTGAAATTGCCGAAACTTTATATTTATCTGATGGTACCATTCGGAATTACACATCGACAATTATTGATAAATTGGAAGCTGATAACCGCTTCGATGCTTGGAAAAAAGCACATGATAAAGGATGGGTATAA
- a CDS encoding sensor histidine kinase, with translation MKKLDLDAGHLSSLIYLLFPFLALFLNRNQGNTLLLIVVFIIFSIVYTTLIIGHRALKPWTSYFLLVLHYLGIIYFVYAINPTSSLFLFYSVFALPLTFRVKLWSKEYFTFLATMLLCLIVTFLYYSEPFYIVMLIIYYFVMNLIMFSNFKRVTEEAYQSKINAQNEHINVLIADQERHRIGQDLHDTLGHVFASLSLKSELAIKLVDRDLEQAKAEMIGVNQISKEALTQIREIIHNLKTRSFVEEVTALETLLKNANLAFHFDNASLSQSLSPTKQALLTMILREAINNVIKHAEATKVSASLSRRDKEIVLTIHDNGKGLTDTSVHLESIEARVALLRGTLEVENHAGLHMTISIPHGGGFLS, from the coding sequence ATGAAGAAACTAGATCTAGACGCGGGTCATTTATCCAGCTTAATCTATTTGTTATTTCCATTTCTTGCCTTATTCTTAAATCGTAATCAAGGTAACACCCTGCTCCTGATTGTTGTTTTTATCATCTTTAGTATTGTTTATACGACGTTGATTATCGGTCATCGCGCTTTAAAACCTTGGACGTCTTATTTTTTACTTGTCCTACATTATTTAGGGATTATTTATTTTGTTTATGCAATTAATCCCACGTCGTCCTTATTTTTATTTTATAGTGTTTTTGCGCTTCCTTTAACTTTTCGCGTTAAGCTATGGTCTAAAGAATATTTCACCTTTTTAGCAACCATGCTCCTCTGTCTTATCGTGACATTTCTTTATTATTCGGAGCCATTTTATATTGTGATGTTAATCATTTATTATTTCGTCATGAATTTGATTATGTTCTCGAATTTTAAACGTGTGACAGAGGAGGCGTATCAATCAAAGATTAACGCACAAAATGAGCACATTAACGTATTAATCGCTGATCAAGAACGCCATCGTATTGGTCAAGATTTGCATGATACATTAGGTCATGTCTTTGCGAGTCTAAGCTTAAAATCGGAGCTTGCGATCAAACTCGTCGACCGAGACCTTGAACAAGCCAAAGCTGAAATGATAGGAGTCAATCAAATTTCAAAAGAGGCCTTAACTCAAATTAGAGAAATTATTCATAACTTAAAGACACGCTCGTTCGTTGAAGAAGTGACCGCATTAGAAACACTCTTAAAAAATGCGAATTTGGCATTTCATTTTGACAATGCAAGCTTATCTCAATCATTGTCTCCGACGAAACAAGCCTTATTAACGATGATTCTCCGAGAAGCCATCAACAATGTCATTAAGCATGCTGAAGCGACAAAAGTCAGTGCCTCATTATCTCGTCGTGATAAAGAGATTGTGCTAACGATTCATGATAATGGAAAAGGTCTCACTGATACTAGCGTGCACTTAGAAAGTATCGAAGCCCGTGTTGCTTTATTAAGAGGAACTTTAGAAGTAGAAAATCATGCTGGTTTGCATATGACAATTTCAATACCTCATGGGGGAGGATTTCTATCATGA
- a CDS encoding ABC transporter permease, with protein MMRFAYLLSELRLLFRFKTRLILSIFIPLAFYLLFTSIIQAPEAEMAEINKNAMYSMTTFSLTSFCLFSFPLELIDERKKGWYKNLMTTPLKPFDYFSVKIVKTMFQFILAIFIIFGTAAFYKGVHLSFSQWILSGLVLWIGASLFLSLGVLLAQINDTQKASGIGNILYLGLAVLGGLWFPIDTFPSFMKPIAHLTPTYHLKKLATDLGQNDSFAISAFMILLLYSMIFLSIALYIQKRRDVSQ; from the coding sequence ATGATGCGTTTTGCATATTTATTATCAGAATTACGTCTACTATTCCGTTTTAAAACAAGATTGATACTATCGATTTTTATACCTTTAGCATTTTACTTATTATTTACATCAATCATCCAAGCACCTGAAGCTGAGATGGCTGAAATTAATAAAAATGCTATGTATAGCATGACGACCTTCAGTTTAACGAGTTTCTGCTTATTCTCATTTCCACTTGAACTCATCGATGAACGCAAAAAAGGTTGGTATAAAAACCTGATGACTACGCCACTCAAACCCTTTGACTATTTCAGCGTAAAAATTGTTAAAACGATGTTTCAGTTCATTTTAGCCATTTTTATTATATTTGGGACTGCTGCCTTTTATAAAGGCGTTCATTTATCCTTCAGTCAATGGATTTTATCAGGCCTCGTTCTATGGATTGGCGCAAGTTTGTTTCTATCACTTGGCGTGCTATTAGCACAAATCAACGATACCCAGAAAGCGAGTGGTATCGGTAATATTCTATATTTAGGTTTAGCCGTCTTAGGTGGCCTCTGGTTTCCGATTGACACCTTTCCATCATTTATGAAACCGATTGCCCATCTGACACCTACGTATCATTTAAAAAAATTGGCAACCGATTTAGGACAAAATGATTCTTTTGCAATTAGCGCTTTCATGATATTACTTCTATATAGTATGATTTTCTTAAGTATCGCTTTATATATTCAAAAAAGAAGAGATGTGTCTCAATGA
- a CDS encoding ABC transporter ATP-binding protein — MIQIEHITKQYQQQKAVNDVSFTITEGICTALIGPNGSGKSTLIDLLIGDRHADSGMIKDPSHLLHPERLGVLFQRTTFPERMKVIELYQLFSKLYPQSLSLAQFQNITRFNDVELQKFATELSGGQQRILDFALTMISKPQCLILDEPTSAMDVQMRQHFWKIVSQLKAEGLTLFYTSHYIEEVERMADQVIVLNKGQIVFNDSPGNIKQQQNLSIIDIPAPHIALEQQFPHETITHVQQRLHIKTNHVQQVLEKLLALNVNLDDIEIRKNSLLEIIFNEDKQGEDQ, encoded by the coding sequence ATGATTCAAATCGAACATATCACGAAACAATATCAGCAACAAAAAGCAGTCAATGATGTTTCTTTTACGATAACAGAAGGCATTTGTACTGCATTAATTGGTCCGAATGGTTCAGGTAAATCCACACTGATTGATTTATTGATTGGTGATCGACACGCCGATAGTGGCATGATTAAAGATCCTTCACACTTATTACATCCTGAACGGTTAGGCGTGCTTTTCCAACGTACAACCTTCCCTGAACGTATGAAAGTCATAGAGCTTTATCAATTGTTTTCAAAATTATATCCTCAGTCGCTTTCTTTAGCACAATTCCAAAATATCACGCGCTTTAACGATGTAGAGTTACAAAAATTTGCGACTGAACTGTCAGGTGGGCAACAACGTATTCTAGATTTCGCTTTAACTATGATAAGCAAACCCCAATGCCTTATTCTTGATGAGCCTACAAGTGCAATGGATGTCCAAATGAGACAACATTTTTGGAAAATCGTTTCGCAATTAAAAGCAGAGGGACTGACGCTCTTTTACACGTCTCACTATATCGAAGAGGTAGAAAGAATGGCTGATCAAGTGATTGTACTCAACAAAGGTCAAATTGTATTCAATGATTCCCCGGGAAATATTAAACAGCAACAAAATTTATCGATAATTGATATTCCTGCACCACATATAGCACTTGAACAGCAATTTCCACATGAAACAATAACGCATGTGCAACAACGTCTACACATTAAGACGAATCATGTCCAACAAGTTCTTGAAAAATTACTTGCTTTAAATGTGAACCTTGATGATATCGAAATTCGCAAAAATTCATTGCTTGAGATTATTTTTAATGAGGACAAACAAGGAGAGGATCAATGA
- a CDS encoding DEAD/DEAH box helicase, whose amino-acid sequence MDRLVNNTLSAWILIEMLHPGELEDIKSYLNKDLFLLNEQQKAVHDFESFYPIWEDERFQLNQLSSSKGEIQFQLYRHCFKFGEIEQYIRSIFNDEEIYNPDNRNCYGYTFMIDNEGYVLMDTLHVPMLMSALKYLKNDKNILIEETYQDHFEKFKHKCEEIIGNNKLTKEKLHKLDQLYSKYFALFETNYQGFFKQAIGIKYVTPNEQSNELNSFYISDMEFAKKDPNKTLTRYIHGVNDKDKKVIDENKEYIERYLKPDFYPDGRWPSLVEHRLSLMQQVAVNQITHDQMKISSVNGPPGTGKTTLLKDIFAHNIVERAKTFAELNKPSQAFKFQKIHETDQFPTAFLNDVHTHYKMVVASSNNGVVENISKDLPKISEVIRRDISSNFPEYEEAYQNVAKELNIFSEIAEKLIGEKAWGLFSGVFGRKANIDSVMTQVLTSCESKTLNKILIDAYNSVDINKEWKDAKQSFQKTLSKVKVLKKEINQGIKNFADFRKSEEQFIKYQQELVELNDENKNNNIDSLKQRKKNLENQITNVDTQINDLKEYIQLTKNKNSFKDKLKQFLGSNSSGAKDIDYEQRHADLLRKKIQFNDDKIRIDTEITMAVNEINERERRINRIEQNLMQLRKNQQGYLNFIKEHPDVVVPDIEFWRSGNEAYNMRQEKVLWTSDELQFERGLLFLKAIVLHKLILIGNAKSIQSGLYDFQRRYEYLDAAPEKVENAWNVIHLVFPVISTTFASFRSMYQTMPKDFIDYLYIDEAGQAIPQAAVGAIQRAQHFVAVGDPVQIEPVVTIDRNLIDSVRKAFNVPERLVSIESSVQTLSDGANIYGYWKGEEGEKQWIGVPLWVHRRCLNPMFTISNKIAYEQKMVLPEYIKSNELEGKVGRVSWIDVKGKANPKQFVKEQGIVVVEELKKDWVKAMKSGKQEPNVFIITPFSRVKSEIITFAKKELKPLVNQNINVKKWLHESIGTVHTFQGKEADKVYFVTGTDDTQNTAIQWSCQKPNLINVAVTRAKKEFIVVGDKKRISQFRYYQAIDKEINI is encoded by the coding sequence ATGGATAGATTAGTTAATAATACATTGTCTGCTTGGATACTAATAGAGATGCTACATCCTGGCGAGTTAGAGGATATAAAATCATATTTAAATAAAGATCTTTTTTTGTTAAATGAACAGCAAAAGGCAGTACATGATTTTGAATCTTTTTATCCTATATGGGAAGACGAACGTTTTCAGCTTAACCAATTAAGTAGCAGTAAAGGTGAAATACAATTTCAACTTTATAGACATTGCTTTAAGTTTGGGGAAATAGAACAATATATTCGAAGTATTTTTAATGATGAAGAGATTTATAATCCAGATAATAGAAACTGCTATGGATATACCTTCATGATTGATAATGAAGGATACGTGTTAATGGATACGCTCCATGTTCCAATGTTAATGAGTGCATTAAAGTATCTTAAAAATGACAAAAATATCCTAATTGAAGAGACCTACCAAGATCATTTTGAAAAATTTAAGCACAAGTGCGAAGAAATTATAGGAAATAATAAGTTAACTAAAGAAAAACTACACAAACTTGATCAATTATATTCCAAATATTTTGCTTTGTTTGAAACCAATTATCAAGGTTTTTTTAAGCAAGCGATAGGTATAAAATATGTCACTCCAAATGAACAGAGCAATGAACTAAATAGCTTTTATATTAGTGATATGGAATTTGCAAAAAAGGACCCTAATAAAACATTGACCCGATACATTCATGGCGTTAATGATAAAGATAAGAAAGTCATTGATGAGAATAAAGAATATATAGAGCGTTATCTAAAACCAGATTTTTATCCTGATGGGCGTTGGCCTTCTCTAGTAGAACACCGTTTATCATTGATGCAACAAGTTGCTGTAAATCAAATAACACATGATCAAATGAAAATAAGTTCTGTAAACGGTCCTCCAGGTACGGGTAAGACAACGTTATTGAAAGATATATTTGCGCATAACATAGTTGAAAGGGCCAAGACTTTTGCTGAACTTAATAAACCGAGCCAAGCTTTTAAATTCCAGAAGATTCACGAAACAGATCAATTCCCAACTGCTTTTCTAAACGATGTCCATACACACTATAAAATGGTAGTTGCGTCAAGTAATAATGGTGTAGTTGAAAATATATCCAAAGATTTGCCTAAAATATCTGAAGTGATAAGAAGGGATATCTCCTCAAACTTTCCAGAGTATGAAGAAGCTTATCAAAATGTTGCGAAAGAACTTAATATATTTAGTGAAATTGCTGAAAAGTTAATCGGTGAAAAAGCATGGGGGTTATTCTCAGGCGTTTTTGGTAGGAAAGCAAATATTGATAGTGTAATGACACAAGTCCTTACTAGCTGTGAATCAAAAACATTAAATAAAATTTTAATTGATGCGTATAATTCTGTAGATATTAACAAAGAGTGGAAGGATGCTAAACAATCGTTTCAAAAAACTTTAAGTAAAGTTAAAGTGTTAAAAAAAGAAATTAACCAAGGTATAAAAAACTTTGCTGATTTTAGAAAAAGTGAAGAACAGTTTATAAAATACCAACAAGAATTAGTAGAACTGAATGATGAAAACAAAAATAATAATATAGATTCCTTAAAACAACGAAAAAAGAATTTAGAAAACCAAATAACAAATGTAGATACACAAATTAATGATTTAAAAGAATATATTCAATTGACAAAAAATAAAAATTCATTCAAAGATAAGTTAAAGCAATTTTTAGGAAGCAATTCTAGTGGTGCTAAAGACATAGATTATGAGCAAAGACATGCAGATTTACTGAGAAAAAAGATTCAATTTAATGACGATAAAATAAGAATAGATACTGAGATAACTATGGCAGTGAATGAAATAAATGAAAGAGAAAGGCGCATCAATCGGATAGAACAAAATTTAATGCAGCTTCGCAAAAATCAGCAGGGCTATTTAAACTTTATAAAAGAACATCCAGATGTCGTGGTGCCGGATATTGAATTTTGGAGAAGCGGAAATGAAGCATATAATATGCGTCAAGAGAAAGTATTGTGGACTTCAGATGAATTACAATTTGAAAGAGGATTATTATTTTTAAAGGCGATTGTACTTCACAAATTGATTTTAATAGGGAATGCTAAATCTATTCAATCAGGGTTATATGATTTTCAGCGACGTTATGAATATTTAGATGCAGCACCTGAGAAAGTAGAAAATGCATGGAACGTAATTCACCTTGTTTTTCCGGTCATTAGCACTACTTTTGCAAGTTTTAGATCAATGTATCAAACGATGCCTAAAGATTTTATAGACTACTTATATATTGATGAAGCAGGGCAAGCTATTCCTCAAGCTGCAGTAGGAGCGATACAACGTGCGCAACACTTTGTGGCAGTTGGAGATCCCGTCCAAATTGAACCAGTGGTAACTATAGATCGTAATTTGATTGACTCTGTAAGGAAAGCATTTAATGTACCTGAGCGATTGGTGAGTATTGAATCTTCAGTTCAAACATTAAGTGATGGAGCAAATATCTACGGTTATTGGAAAGGTGAAGAGGGTGAAAAGCAGTGGATTGGTGTACCTCTGTGGGTGCATAGAAGATGTCTAAACCCAATGTTTACTATTAGTAATAAAATTGCATACGAACAAAAGATGGTGTTACCAGAATATATTAAAAGTAACGAGTTAGAAGGAAAGGTTGGCAGGGTTTCATGGATAGATGTTAAAGGAAAAGCTAATCCAAAACAATTTGTGAAAGAACAAGGTATAGTCGTAGTAGAAGAACTAAAAAAAGACTGGGTTAAAGCTATGAAAAGTGGCAAACAGGAGCCCAATGTGTTTATTATTACACCGTTTTCTAGAGTCAAAAGTGAAATTATTACTTTTGCCAAAAAAGAGTTGAAACCATTAGTTAACCAAAACATAAATGTTAAAAAGTGGTTACATGAATCTATAGGTACAGTTCATACATTCCAAGGGAAAGAAGCAGATAAAGTTTATTTTGTCACTGGTACGGATGATACGCAAAATACTGCTATTCAATGGTCATGTCAGAAGCCTAATCTAATTAATGTTGCTGTAACAAGAGCTAAAAAAGAATTTATTGTTGTTGGTGATAAGAAACGTATTAGTCAATTTAGATATTATCAAGCGATAGATAAAGAAATAAATATATAA